The Candidatus Microthrix subdominans DNA window CGGTGAGCCACACGCTGGAGAAGGCGGCTGTCTATCTGGCCGAGTGCCGATCGATGGGCATCACGGTCGAGGTGCCCGACATCAACCGGTCGGCGGCCAACTTCACCCCGGGCGACAAATCGATCATCTTTGGCCTAGCGGCCGTTCGTAACGTCGGGGAGGGGCTGGTCGACCTGATCGTGACCGAGCGGGAGGCGCGGGGCCCGTTCGGTCCCCGCGAGATCGACGGCCGACCGATCGACGCCTTCGACGATTTCTGCTTGCGGGTGCCCTACGAGGTGCTCAACAAGCGCACGATCGAGTCGATCATCAAAGCCGGCGGGTTCGACACCTGCGGCCTACCCCGCAAGGGGCTGCTGCTGCGGATGGAGGAGCGCATCGACCACATCGTCGCCCGCCGTCGCGAGCACGACATGGGCGTGATGTCGCTGTTCGGCTCCGGCGGCGCCGAGCCGACGATCGACGAGCACCCGGTGACCGACGTCGAGTTCGACAAGGCCGAACGCCTCAGCCACGAGAAGGAGATGCTGGGCCTCTACGTCTCCGATCACCCGCTGATGGGTTACGAGCAGGTGTTGGCCCGTCGCACCGACGGCCCGCTGTCCGAGCTGACCGAGCTGAGCGACGGAACCTCGCGCACCATCGGTGGGGTGGTGACCAACCTGCAGCGGAAGTGGACCAAGAAGGGCGACCTGATGGCGATCTTCCAGCTGGAGGACCTTCAAAGCCAGATCGAGGTGATGGTCTTTCCCCGCACGATGACCGAGCACGGACACAAGCTGAACGACGACATGCTGGTCGTCGTCAACGGTCGTGTCGACCAACGCGACGACATGCCCAAGTTCATCGCCTTCGAGATCGACGTGTTCGACGGTGCCGAGGAGGCCTCGGACACCCCGCTCAACCTGAAGATCCTGCCGTCGCGTCTCGACGATGCGCTCGTCGAGGAACTGCGTCGGGTGATCCTCGAATTCCCCGGACGCTCGGAGGTTCACATCGATCTGGGCGGGTCCCAAGTGCGTCTGCGGCCGCCGTTCTGCGTCAACCATTCGGCATCGCTGATCTCCGAGCTGCGCGTGCTGCTCGGGACCTCTGCGGTCGTGTTGTGAGCGTTCGGCCCGCGGACGATCGAGCTCTCTCGCAACGCGATTTGGCCGGCTCGGGCACAGCCCGGGTTTGCATATTCGTGCGATTGACGCTCAACTAGTTGTTGCCACCACTGCAGCCCAGACGGGGGATTACATGGCGTTTGAGACCTACACGAAGGACTGCACCGCGCTCAGCGATGCCGAGTTGACCGAGATGGCCGACCTGGCAGCGGAGTGCGAGCGCGGCTTCGATGTCGGCCTGCTTTCCAAGCAGCGCGAGGAGTGGGTGCTCGTCACCCTGATCCGCCAGGAGGAGACGCTGGTGGGGTACTCCTACTCGACGTTGGAGCGCATCGGCGGCACCCCTGCGGTGCTGCTGGGCCTGGCCTACGTGCGACGCTCGGAGGACCGGGACGACGTGCTGGAAGCGGTGATGTCGGCCAACTACCACCGGGCGCTGATGGCCTTTCCCGACGAAGACGTGCTGTTGGGCTGCCGCATGGTCAACCCCGGTGCCATGGCCGCCTTCGAACGTCTCGAGGACGTCCACCCCCGGCCCGAGGTTGAGGCGGGGGGCGAGGAGCGTCAGTGGGGCCGCCGCCTGGCCAAGCGCTTCGGCGTCGGCGCCAGCCGGTACGTCGCCAAGACCTTCTCGGTCGAGGGCGACGGCGCCTTCCCGCCGTGCCTGGACTTCGAGCCCTTGGCGTCGGCGACGATCGACCCCCAGGTGGCCGAGATGTTCGCCGACCTGGACGCCGCTGCCGGCGACTCGCTCATCACCTACGGGTGGGCGATGGAGGAAGAGCTCCGCAGCTACACCAAGCCGGACTGAGCAGGGTGTCCGGCATCGCCGCCGGCCGGATCGGGTCTCGGCCCGAGCCGGGCGCGGGTGACCCTGCCGCTGACACCGCTATCGACCCAGCCGCTGACATCGCCATCGACCGTGTCGGTGGCGTTGCCAGGGGTCTGCTTCTCGACCGTGCCGAAGACGACGCCCTCGGGCGCGTGATCGGGCGCCGGCGCATGTGCCGGGACTACCTGGCCGACCCGCTTGGGCCCGGCCAGCTCGAGGCGATCGTCGACCTGGCACGCCGGGCACCCTCGGCGGGCTTCAGCCAGGGCGTAGCCTTTGTCAGCCTGGAACGCCCCGAGCCACCGCAGCCATCGCCTGCGCAGCCACCACAATCGTCGCAGTCTCCGCTGGCGCAGTCGTCGGCGGAGCCCGACCCTGTGGCGGGCTACTGGGGTGTCACGCTTCCGCCGGCTCGTCGTTCGGAGTTTCCTTGGCCGGGGCTCCTCGACGCCCCGGTGCTGATCACGCTGTGGGTGCGTCCTCAGGCGTGGGTCGAACGCTACGGGCGACCGGACAAGGCACGTAGCGGCCTTGGCGCTGGTGAGGCCTCCTGGCCGGTCCCGTACTGGTGGGTCGATGCCGGC harbors:
- a CDS encoding nitroreductase family protein, yielding MSGIAAGRIGSRPEPGAGDPAADTAIDPAADIAIDRVGGVARGLLLDRAEDDALGRVIGRRRMCRDYLADPLGPGQLEAIVDLARRAPSAGFSQGVAFVSLERPEPPQPSPAQPPQSSQSPLAQSSAEPDPVAGYWGVTLPPARRSEFPWPGLLDAPVLITLWVRPQAWVERYGRPDKARSGLGAGEASWPVPYWWVDAGAVVQNLLLVAEAEGLGALFFGMFEHEPAVAELLGVPDGWRAVGTVALGHPAPDGRRPSASASASGGRPALAEQWHRNAWSPAVSAPVQPPEEAR